The genomic interval GCGTGTTCCGGAGCACCAAATCTTTGAGTCCCGGCTCGTAGAAGGGGATCTCCCCGCGGGAGAGCACGCCGATCTTCCGCTCGTCCACGTCCACGCAAAGGACCTCGTTGCCGAAGTCCGCGAATCCGGCGCCGCTCACCAAGCCGACGTAGCCGGAACCGACCACGACAATCCGCACCGTTCCTCCTTTATCGTCCCGCCTCGTGCCGGACGCGCTCGCGCGCGTCGCGGTAGAGGTCGAGGAGCGTCCGTTCGATGGGAATGGCCGGCGCCCATCCGGTGCGCCGGATCACCTTCTCGGGATCGCCGACGAGGTGGTCGGCATCGCGGGAGCGCATCCGCGAGGGGTCCTGCACCACCGAGGCGCGGACCCCCGAGACCTGGATCAGCTTGTCCAGGAGATCGCCCAGCCGGTATCCCTGGCCGGTGCAGACGTTGTAGGCCTGCCCCGGCTCGCCGCTCTCCAATAAAGCCAGGTAGGCGCGGACCACGTCCCGCGCGTCGCCGTACTCGCGCACCACGTCCAGGTTGCCCGCGCGCACCTCGGCGGGCCCGTCCCCCTCGAGCACGCGCGCAAGCTGATGCGCGAAGCCCGCCACCGCGAAACGGGGACTCTGTCCGGGACCGGTGTGCGAGAAGGTCCGGGTCCGCAGCACCCGGAGTCCGTACGACGAGGCGTAGAGCTCGCCCAGCATGTCCTGCGCGGCCTTGCTCAGCGCGTAGGGGTTTCGTGGCGCCAGGGGCGCCTCTTCGGTCAGCTTCGTCCCCGGGGCGCCGGAGCCGTACACGTCGGCGGAGCCGACGATCAGAACCGTCGCGCCGGCCGCCGCGACGCGACAGGCTTCGAGGACGTTGAGCGCGCCGATCGCGTTCACGCGGTAGGTCTCGGCCGGCTGTTCCAAGGACACCGCGCCGGAGGCCTGGGCCGCGAGGTGGATGATCCGGTCCGGGCGGAGCTCGGCGACCGCCGCGCGCACCGCGTCCGCGTCGGTCACGTCGAGCGCGCGATAGCTCTGGAGGGCGGCCTTCAGCTCCTCCGGCTCGGGAATGGCCGCGGCCGGCATGTGGTCGGAGCCGTGCACGTCGGCCGGCCCCTCCACGGTGAGCGCCCGGATCAGATGGCGCCCCACGAATCCGGCGACGCCGGTGACGAGCGTGCGCAAGGGCCTAGCGCTCTCTCCAGTAGGCGAGCAGGTCGCGCATCGTCTGCTCGAAGGGGATCGCGGGCTCCCAGCCGGTCCGGTTCCGGAACCGCGTCGCGTCGCCGAGCAGCACCGGGACGTCGGACGGGCGCATGCGCGCCGGGTCGGTCTCGACCTTGATCTTGGCCGTGGACATCGCGAGGAGCATGTCGAGCATCTCGCGGATCGTCCAGGCCCGTCCGGAGCAGAGGTTGTAGACCTCGCCGGGCTCCCCCTTCTCCAGCGCGAGCCAGTAGGCGCGCACGATGTCGCGCACGTCGGTGAAGTCGCGCCGCGCGTCCAGGTTTCCGACGCGCACCACCGGGGGGCGCCGTCCCTTCTCGATATCGGCGATCTGCTTGGCGAAATCGGAGCAGACGAAGACCGGTCCGCGCCGGGGACCCTCGTGATTGAAGCCGCGCGTGCGGATGACCGGGAGCTTGAAGCTCATCCAGTACTGGTAGCCCAGCATGTCCTGCCCCACCTTGCTCACCGCGTAGGGGGAGAGCGGGCGGAGCGGGTTGGTCTCCTTGATGGGCAGCTCGTTCTCGTGCACCAGCCCGTACTCCTCGCTGGAACAGGCGAGCTGAATCTTCGGCATGAGGTGCAGCTTCTTCACCGCCTCGAAGATGTTGAGCTGGCCCAGGATGTTCGTGACGAGCGACTCCGTGGGCGCCGTCCACGACGTCGGGACGAAGCTCTGCGCCGCGAGATGGAAGATCCAGTCGGGGCGGGTCTCGTCGAGGACGTCGCGCACCGAGGAGGCGTCCCGCAGGTCGCACTCCACCAGCCGCACCTTCTCGCGGAAGTGCTCGATGTTCTCGGTGCGGCTCCTCCAGCGGAGGATCCCGATCACCTCCGCGTCGCCGCGCTGGAGGATGTAGTCGGCGAGATGACTTCCGGCGAACCCCGTGATGCCCGTGATCAACACCTTCATGCGTCGGCCCTCTCCTTGGAGAACGCGGCGGCGAGCGAGGCCTCGTAGGCCGCGACCGTTCCGCGCGGGTCGGCGGATTCGAGAATGGGGCGGCCCACCACGACGTAGTCGGCCCCCCGCGCGAACGCTTCCGCCAGAGAGAGCGTGCGCTTCTGATCATGGGCCGGATCGTTCGGCCCGCGGATTCCAGGGGTCACGATGAGAAACGGCGCCGGATGCTCCAGGCGCAGCGGCTGGACCTCGCGCGGGGAGGCGACGACGCCGTCCACCCCCGATTCCGCGCAGAGCGCCGCCAGCCCCAGCACCTTCTCCTCCACCTCGGTCTTCGGATTGAAGAGCGGGGGGATCTCGGTGCCGTCCAGGCTGGTGAGCATCGTCACGCCGAGCACGCGCGGATGGCCGGCCAGGTAGCGGGCCGCTTCGGCCGAGGCGCGGAGCATGGCGGGGCCCCCGCTCGCGTGCACCGTGAGGAGCGAGACGGGAAGACCCTCCAGCGCGCGGATCGCGCGCTCGACCGTGGCCGGAATGTCGTGGAGCTTGAGATCGAGGAAGACGCGCTTCCCGCGGTCGGCCAGCGCCAGCACCGCGCCGCGGCCGGCCGCGCAGAAGAGCTGCAGCCCCACCTTGTACCAGAGGACCGCGTCGCCGACGCGATCGACCTGCTCGAGCGCCGCGTTCAGATCGGGGCGGTCGAGCGCGACGATCAGCCGCTCGCGGAGATGGACCGGCGCGGCGGCCGGCGGCCAGGGTTCCGTCATGCACCTCCCGTTCCGATGCGCGCCTGCCGTCCGGCGCGGATCGTTCCCCGGCCCTCGGGGACCTCCAGCGCGCCGATGATCGCCTCGACCGACGAGGCGCCGATCCGGCGCAGGTGATGCTCGATGCCGTGCACGCACTCCTCGGCGAGGGCGGGGTTGGCGAAGAGCGCGGTCCCGACCTGCACCGCCACGGCGCCGGTCAGGAGGAATTCGAGGGCGTCGGCGGGCTTCGTGATCCCGCCCATGCCGATCACCGGGATATCCACGGCCTGCACCACTTCCCAGGTCTTCGCCAGGGCGAGCGGCTTGATCGCGGGGCCGGAGAGCCCTCCCAGCACCGTGCCCAGGATGGGGCGGTGCGTCCGCGAATCGACCGCCATCCCGACGAACGTGTTCACGAGCGAGACGGCGTCGGCGCCGCACGCGGCGCACGCCTCGGCGATCTCGCCGATGCGGGTCACGTTCGGCGTCAGCTTGGCGATCAGCGGGAGCTTCGTGAGCGGCCGGATGGCGCTCATCACCTCGCGGGCCATGCCGGCGTCGGTCGAGTACTTGAGCCCGTGCGGCCCCACGTTGGGGCAGGAGATGTTCACCTCGATCGCGTGGGCGACGCCGCTCCCGCTCACGCCCTCGACCAGCTCGCAGAACTCGCGCGTGTCCTCCCCCTCGACCGAGACGATCACCGCGCAGGGCAGCCGGCGCAAGATGGGCACCTTGATCTCGAGGAAACCCTCGAGCCCCGGGTTCTCGATCCCGATCGAATTCAGCATCCCCGAGGGGACCTCCACGACGCGGGGCGGCGGGTTGCCGGCACGCGGATGGCGCGTCACCGTCTTCGTGACGATGCCGCCGATCGCGCCCAGGTCCACGAGCGCCTCGTACTCGGCGCCGTAGCCGATGATCCCCGAGGCGACCAGGATCGGATTCGAGAGCTCGAGCGATCCGATCCGGACGGCGAGCGAAGGGCGCTTGGCGGGCGTCATGGCAGCCGGTCCCAGTCCACGATGGTGGCGTCCATGACGGGTCCCTCGGTGCACATGGCGGGGTAGCGTCCCCCGGGCACCTCGCCCGCCGATCCGTTGCCCGCGTGCGCGGCGCCGTTTTCGGCGCCGGGAAGGAGCGGCACCGGACAGCCGCGGCAGGCGCCCACCGCGCAGGCCATCGGCCCCTCCAGCGAGGCCTCGCAGCGCGCGCCCGTGGCGCGGGCGAAGTCGGCGATCTCGTGAAGCAGGCCGTGCGGGCCGCAGGTAAAGATCTCCGCCGAAAGCGGCGTGTGCCCTCCCTCGACCCACTCCCGCTTCAGGAGCTCGAAGACGCTGCCGTGGAATCCGACCGATCCGTCGTCGGTCGCCAGATGCAGCCTTCCGCCGCGCACCTCGCGCACGCCGTACAGCTCCTTCCGCGAGCGCGCGCCGAAGAGGAAGACGAAGGGGCGCTTCTTCTCCTTGAGCCGGCGGCTCAGGAACAGGAGCGGCGCGATGCCGCGGCCTCCGGCGACCAGGATCGGGACGCGGCGGGGGCGAGGCGCGTAGCCGATCCCGAGCGGCCCGATCAGGTCCAGCACGCGCCCCTTCGGCTGCAGGGAGAGGATGCGCGACCCGCGGCCCACCACCGAGTAGTAGATGCGCACGGCCCGCACGCGCCCCTTGCTCACGAACCCCTCGAGGCTGTAGGGGCGGCGCAGCAGCGGATCGCCCTCTTCCGAGATCCGGAGATGCACGAACTGCCCCGGGCTGGGCGTCGAGAATCCGCGCGGCACGGTGAGCGTGAGGAGGAAATTGCCGGGCGAGACCTCACGGTTCTCGATGACCTTGCAGGGCACGAGCTTCATCGGGTCGTCCCGCTTCGGGTCGTGTCCGGGGGCGCGGTCGAGCGGGTCGTGTCCGCCGGCGCCGCTTTCGTCGTGTCGGGCGGCGCGCCCGAGCGAGTGCTGTCGGAGGGCGCCGTGCCGGGCAGCGTCGTGCCGGGAGGCGCGGCGCGGGTCGTGTCCGCCGGAGACGTCGCCGCGGGAGGCGCCGTCGTCCCGGGCGGCGCGGCCGGCGGCTTCTTGCCCTCGCGCGCCAGCCTCTTGGCCTCGCGGTCCTTCAGGAACTTCTGGGCATTCTCCTCCAGCTGCCGCTGGATCTCGGGCGAGACCTGGTAGGTGCTGTCCGGCGTCGCGGTCGTCGGCGCCATGATGCCGGTCAACGAATCGGCGGGCGCGGCCTCCTCGGCGTACGTCGAGGCGCCCGAGGTGTCGGGGTGCGCGAGCAGCGAGTCGAAGAGCGCCGTGCGGACGTCGCTCTTCCCGCTCCACTGCTTCCAGAGATAGAGCGCCGACTCGGCGTAGCGCGTGCCGCGGTAGCGGCCGGCGATCGAGTCGGTGAGCTGCATCGCGCCGAGGGTGTCCTGGCGGTCGAACGCCGAGATCCAGAGCCGAGCGTACGCCGACTTCGGCGCGTACACGCTCTTGGGGTAGAGCGCCTCGACGGCCCGGTACTGCGTCATCGCCGAATCGGTCTTCCCCAGCTCGAAGTAGAGGACCTCCGCCAGGCGGAACTCGGTTCGCGCGCGGGCGCCGGTCGTATCGGACGCCAGCGCCTGCTGGAACTGCTTCAGCGTGGCCAGGCTCTGCGAGCGGCGCTGCGCCTGCTGCGCGAACTGGTTGTTGCCGCCCGCCACCGCGCGCAGCTTGTCGTACTCGCGGCCCGCCCGGTCGAGATCGCCGAGGGCGGTCTCGACCAGGTAGCCGATCTGGAACTGCGATTCGAACGCCACGTTCGTTCCGGGAAAACGCTCCACCAGGTCCTGATATCCTTTCATCGCGTCGTTCGTCCTGCCGGTCAGCGCCTGCAGCTCGTACACCCGCAGCAGGAGCTCCCCCTCGCGGTTCTCGGCGATCGCCGTCGAGTGCCACGTGTTCAGGAACTGGAGCGCCTCCGGATAGCGCTTGAGATTGCGGAGCGCTTCCGCGCGCCGGAGGATCACGTCTAGGCGCTCCTTCGAACGCTCCTCCTCCTTCAAGGTCTGCGCATAGACCAGCTGCGCGCTGTCCATGCGATCGGCCTCGAACAGCGCGTCGCCCGCGCGGTGGAGGGCGTCGGCCTTCTGGCGCCGTCCGTCCGCGTGCGGAACGGCGCGACGGTACCACCCCAGGGCCGTCATGTAATCCCTCTGCGCGAACCGGCTCTCCCCCTCGTAGAAGTAGAGCTCCCAGCGCCGGGGAAATTTCGGATAGGCGGCGTCCATGGCCTGGAAGATCGAATCGGCGGTGTCGTAGTCCTTGCGACGGTAGTAGGCCAGTCCCTTCACCAGGCGCCCCTCGGGCACGAAGGGGCTCTTGGGAAACTTGACTTCGAGATCCTCGGCGCGCCGGATGGACGCGGTGTAGTCCCCCTTGCCGTAGAGCGAGGCGGCGAGGAGGTAGGTGGCGTCATCCACCCACTTGCTCTTGGGATACTCGGTGATCACCTTGGTGCACTGGCGGACCGTCTGGTCGTACTTCGTCTTGGCCGCGACGGAGGCCTCGTCGGAGATGCTGTGCTCCTGCTCCTTCTGGGCATCCCTGTAGTACCGGCGCGCCAGATAAAACGTGTTGTAGTAAGCGCATCCGGACGACAGAAGGAGCAGGACAGGCACGAGGATTCGGAGACGAAGCGCCCCCGTTCGGATTTTCGACATGAGCGATGGATGCTACCACGCGCGGGGCCGACGGGCTATCGGCCGCTCGCTAGGGATGCGGGTTCGCGGTAGGTGACCTGCCCGCCCAGAATCGTGACCAGGACGCGCCCGGGCAGCTCCCAACCATCGAAGGGGGTGTTGTGGGAGCGGGAGGCCGACTCCTTGGCGACGACCGTCCAACGTCCCATCGGGTCGAACACCGTAACGTCCGCCGGTTCTCCGGGTTCCAGCGTCCCGCCTTGCCGTCCCAGCACTTCCAGGGGGCGGCGGGTCATCCGCAGGAGCAGCTCGGGGAGGGTGAGATGCCCCGGCTCGACCAGGGCCTTGATGTAGAGGCCCAGGGCCGTCTCGAGTCCCAGGATCCCGAACGGAGCCGAGTCGAAGTCGTTGTCCTTCTCGATCTCCGTGTGGGGAGCGTGATCGGTGGCCAGGCAGTCGATCGTGCCGTCCACCACGCCTTCGATCAGCGCCTCGCGGTCGCGCGTGGAGCGCAGCGGCGGATTCATCTTGGTGTTGGTGTCGTAGCCGGAGACCGCCTCGTCGGTGAGGATCAGGTGGTGCGGCGTCACCTCGGCCGTCATGGCGATGCCGCGCGCCTTCGCCTTGCGGATGATCTCGACCGACCGTGCCGCGCTCACGTGCGCCACGTGGACCCGGCCCCCCGTCAGCTCGGCGAGGAGCGCGTCGCGCGCGACCATGACCGACTCGGCGGCGTCCGGTATCCCCTTCAGCCCGATCCTCGTCGCGATCCAGCCCTCGTGAACGACGCCCGACCCCTTGAGATCGGGGTCCTCGGCATGCTGGATCACCGGCACGCCGAGCGGGCGCGTCAGCTCCAGCGCGCGCCGCATGATCTCGGCGTTGTGGACCGGCTTGCCGTCGTCGGAGAAGGCGACCGCGCCCGCCTCGACCAGATCCTGGATCTCGGTGAGCGCCTCCCCCATCTGGCCGCGCGTCACCGCCGCGATCGGAAGGACGCGCGCGTGGCCCGCCTCGCGCCCGCGGCGGATCACGAACTCGATCCGCGGCCGGTCGTCGAGCGGCGGGCTGGTGTTCGGCATGCAGGCGACCGTGGTGAAGCCGCCGCGCGCCGCCGCGCGCGTTCCGGT from Candidatus Binatia bacterium carries:
- a CDS encoding dihydroorotase, translated to MTRPICLRGGRVIDPASGIDRIADLWLDQGKISGLGEEAPAALRAHPDAEVIDVAGAVVCPGFVDIHVHLREPGQEEKETVETGTRAAARGGFTTVACMPNTSPPLDDRPRIEFVIRRGREAGHARVLPIAAVTRGQMGEALTEIQDLVEAGAVAFSDDGKPVHNAEIMRRALELTRPLGVPVIQHAEDPDLKGSGVVHEGWIATRIGLKGIPDAAESVMVARDALLAELTGGRVHVAHVSAARSVEIIRKAKARGIAMTAEVTPHHLILTDEAVSGYDTNTKMNPPLRSTRDREALIEGVVDGTIDCLATDHAPHTEIEKDNDFDSAPFGILGLETALGLYIKALVEPGHLTLPELLLRMTRRPLEVLGRQGGTLEPGEPADVTVFDPMGRWTVVAKESASRSHNTPFDGWELPGRVLVTILGGQVTYREPASLASGR
- a CDS encoding dihydroorotate dehydrogenase electron transfer subunit — encoded protein: MKLVPCKVIENREVSPGNFLLTLTVPRGFSTPSPGQFVHLRISEEGDPLLRRPYSLEGFVSKGRVRAVRIYYSVVGRGSRILSLQPKGRVLDLIGPLGIGYAPRPRRVPILVAGGRGIAPLLFLSRRLKEKKRPFVFLFGARSRKELYGVREVRGGRLHLATDDGSVGFHGSVFELLKREWVEGGHTPLSAEIFTCGPHGLLHEIADFARATGARCEASLEGPMACAVGACRGCPVPLLPGAENGAAHAGNGSAGEVPGGRYPAMCTEGPVMDATIVDWDRLP
- a CDS encoding tetratricopeptide repeat protein yields the protein MSKIRTGALRLRILVPVLLLLSSGCAYYNTFYLARRYYRDAQKEQEHSISDEASVAAKTKYDQTVRQCTKVITEYPKSKWVDDATYLLAASLYGKGDYTASIRRAEDLEVKFPKSPFVPEGRLVKGLAYYRRKDYDTADSIFQAMDAAYPKFPRRWELYFYEGESRFAQRDYMTALGWYRRAVPHADGRRQKADALHRAGDALFEADRMDSAQLVYAQTLKEEERSKERLDVILRRAEALRNLKRYPEALQFLNTWHSTAIAENREGELLLRVYELQALTGRTNDAMKGYQDLVERFPGTNVAFESQFQIGYLVETALGDLDRAGREYDKLRAVAGGNNQFAQQAQRRSQSLATLKQFQQALASDTTGARARTEFRLAEVLYFELGKTDSAMTQYRAVEALYPKSVYAPKSAYARLWISAFDRQDTLGAMQLTDSIAGRYRGTRYAESALYLWKQWSGKSDVRTALFDSLLAHPDTSGASTYAEEAAPADSLTGIMAPTTATPDSTYQVSPEIQRQLEENAQKFLKDREAKRLAREGKKPPAAPPGTTAPPAATSPADTTRAAPPGTTLPGTAPSDSTRSGAPPDTTKAAPADTTRSTAPPDTTRSGTTR
- a CDS encoding GDP-mannose 4,6-dehydratase produces the protein MRTLVTGVAGFVGRHLIRALTVEGPADVHGSDHMPAAAIPEPEELKAALQSYRALDVTDADAVRAAVAELRPDRIIHLAAQASGAVSLEQPAETYRVNAIGALNVLEACRVAAAGATVLIVGSADVYGSGAPGTKLTEEAPLAPRNPYALSKAAQDMLGELYASSYGLRVLRTRTFSHTGPGQSPRFAVAGFAHQLARVLEGDGPAEVRAGNLDVVREYGDARDVVRAYLALLESGEPGQAYNVCTGQGYRLGDLLDKLIQVSGVRASVVQDPSRMRSRDADHLVGDPEKVIRRTGWAPAIPIERTLLDLYRDARERVRHEAGR
- a CDS encoding GDP-mannose 4,6-dehydratase yields the protein MKVLITGITGFAGSHLADYILQRGDAEVIGILRWRSRTENIEHFREKVRLVECDLRDASSVRDVLDETRPDWIFHLAAQSFVPTSWTAPTESLVTNILGQLNIFEAVKKLHLMPKIQLACSSEEYGLVHENELPIKETNPLRPLSPYAVSKVGQDMLGYQYWMSFKLPVIRTRGFNHEGPRRGPVFVCSDFAKQIADIEKGRRPPVVRVGNLDARRDFTDVRDIVRAYWLALEKGEPGEVYNLCSGRAWTIREMLDMLLAMSTAKIKVETDPARMRPSDVPVLLGDATRFRNRTGWEPAIPFEQTMRDLLAYWRER
- the pyrF gene encoding orotidine-5'-phosphate decarboxylase, which gives rise to MTEPWPPAAAPVHLRERLIVALDRPDLNAALEQVDRVGDAVLWYKVGLQLFCAAGRGAVLALADRGKRVFLDLKLHDIPATVERAIRALEGLPVSLLTVHASGGPAMLRASAEAARYLAGHPRVLGVTMLTSLDGTEIPPLFNPKTEVEEKVLGLAALCAESGVDGVVASPREVQPLRLEHPAPFLIVTPGIRGPNDPAHDQKRTLSLAEAFARGADYVVVGRPILESADPRGTVAAYEASLAAAFSKERADA
- a CDS encoding dihydroorotate dehydrogenase; protein product: MTPAKRPSLAVRIGSLELSNPILVASGIIGYGAEYEALVDLGAIGGIVTKTVTRHPRAGNPPPRVVEVPSGMLNSIGIENPGLEGFLEIKVPILRRLPCAVIVSVEGEDTREFCELVEGVSGSGVAHAIEVNISCPNVGPHGLKYSTDAGMAREVMSAIRPLTKLPLIAKLTPNVTRIGEIAEACAACGADAVSLVNTFVGMAVDSRTHRPILGTVLGGLSGPAIKPLALAKTWEVVQAVDIPVIGMGGITKPADALEFLLTGAVAVQVGTALFANPALAEECVHGIEHHLRRIGASSVEAIIGALEVPEGRGTIRAGRQARIGTGGA